From the genome of Bos indicus isolate NIAB-ARS_2022 breed Sahiwal x Tharparkar chromosome 2, NIAB-ARS_B.indTharparkar_mat_pri_1.0, whole genome shotgun sequence:
GACATTGTCTATTTAATAATAGAAGTAGAGCTTCAGCCATTTCATATATATTCCAATCATTTATTTCTATGAGTTggggaaaaacaagaaaatgtaagTGGCCCAACAAAAAAGGCAGAGTCTTGATATGGCAAATAGAAATTAAGCTCTAAGAAGTATGTGCCATAATATTGAATGCTAATTGTTAATCAGAAAGAAATGACCTTTACTTAATATTGAAAATTTCAAATTAGTCCTTTAAGAGAGCTTCTTCATTAAAAAGTGTAAGAAGTTATAATGTTTTACCAAGAGGGTTCCCAAAATGTCAAACTTTCTGTATggtaaaaaaccaaaaacaacataTACAAATCTTTAGCATTTGGTCTAATTTTGTTGCCGTTGTGCATGGAAGTAGATTGAAGATTAGGTGTTTCATCTTGGCTACTTATAATTCAAAAGAGAGAATAGCTTTAAGATGCTTCAtctcagaaagaagaaataaaaggaaattttctatgatacaaatgaagttatttataaaacaaaacagactcacagacttagcaaacttatggttaccagggagggaaaggtggagagaagggatagttagggagtttgggatggacatgtgcacactgctatatttaaaatggataaccaacaaggacataatgcacagggatctctgctcaatgttatgtggcaacctggatggcagaggagtttgggggagaatgaacacatgtgtatgtgtggctgagtccctttgctgtccatctgaaactgtcacaatgttgttaattggctatatgccaatataaaataaaaagttaaataaaataaaagggtaAAGTCTAaaagttcaaagaaataaaaaaaggtaatgcatgtaaaacacaaaaccagATTACCCCTTAGGTTAttgtaaaagaaaatcaaattcctAAGAAAACTGTTTCTGGTGGGCTCTAGATACACCTTTGTTCAATGGGGAGCAAGATTACACAAAGCTTTTGACTTAGAGGGAATTAACTGCATGAACACAAAGAGGAACTATAGCTGGAATGATATGGGTAGAATGAGGAATAAATATCTAGAAGCTGTGACTCTGGTCTTTAGAAAGCGTTTATCAGTCTGGAAGAGGATAATTTGATGAACTggaaagagcactggaatggAAGATGACCTGTGCCTTTAGCCTCTTCCATGTTCAAAGAATTAGTCACTCATTGAAGTATTTGTCTTTACTTTGGGTCTTAAATCTTTCAAAGTTGATATTTATGTATTAGATACCACTTATGCACAATATGATGTTTCAGTTCTTGTTATCCAGTATGAAAGTCATGTGTTTGCAGAATTACTTATGTTAGTCTAGTGCAGTATACTCAGCCAGAATCTAAAGAATCAAAATcatcataattaaaaattttttaaataaaaatgaaaaataaaagtccattaaaaaaatcatcattttactCAGAGTTGTTTCTGTGGGGAGAGTGTAGATAGGTGAAAACAGTAAAATACAAGAAACAACCAgaatgcagagtcccagagaTTACCTAGAGAAGCAGTATTGGGATGTCAGTGGGGACCACTGACTCAGCTGACATGCAGCTACAGCTGAAATTTAGGATACAACTGAAGgcctaagggacttccctggtggctcagacagtaaagaatctgcctacaatgctggagacctgggttcaatccctgggtcgggaagattccctagagaagggaatggaaatccactccagtattcttgcctggagaattccatggatggaggagcctgggggtccatggggtcacaaagagtcagacatgactgagcaagtaacacttccACTTCCAACTGAAGGACCAAAACGAGGACATGTTGGGTTTGGCTTTTTTCATTAACTGGGAAGAAGAAAGGCTTTATTTCAGCCTGGGGGAAGAAATAGGGAACcatccccccccaccaccacttctCATACAATTGAAATGTAAATATCTTGTGCCAAAATGTGGCTTAATTTCAATGCTATACAGAAAATTCtggagcttccatggtggctcagatggtaaagaatctgcctgcaatgcaggagatccaggttcagtccctgggttaggaagatcacttggagaagggaacaactaccccctccagtattcttgcctggaaaatccatggacagaggagcctggagggactacagtccatggggtcgcaaaaagatggacatgactgagcaactatcactttcacaGAAAATTGTAGGAGTGACAAATGTACACAATACCGTAGTATGCTAAGTGAACATAGGTTAAGGCCTGACACTCCTTGCATCTGTGGCCAGAAGCAGAGCTCTGCACGAGTTGTCTGGGAATTGTCTTTGGAGGGAgagcaagaaagaagaaacatcCTGTTTCCTGAGCTCTGGTCCAGGAAGTAACCCTTAGTCACTCTATAAGTATTCACATTGTTTCaaacaaaagtgaagaaaaaagggaCTAGTTCAGGTTTGGCTTTTGTTGCATGCAGGTTTAATGATTTGTATAGCTAGTGTAAGTAGGTTAGTAAGGAAGGCACATTGAAAGCTGAGATCGATTGAAAGCTAAGCCTCTTGCTCCAAACAGTTAGCCAAAGTGTGGTTTTGAAGGGAACGTTTTTGacagaaattaaaagtgctactccagtgagcaggcttcccatgtggctcagtgcaggagacatggattcgatccctgggtggggatgatcccctgaaggaggaaatggccccagtattattcttgcctggaaaattccatgcacagaggagtctggcaggctatagtccacaagattgcaaagagttggacatgactgagcaactgagcttgcatgcacacacgcattcCAGTAAACACACtaatgaagaaagtgaaacagcCTTATTGCCCATATGTATAAAGTTTGAGTAGTCTGGATGGACAATCAAACCATCCACTACATTCTCTTAAGCCAAAACCTAAACGAGAGTAAAAGAGAACCTAACTCTTTTCAATTCTATGAAGattgagagaggtgaggaaactgCAGAAATAAAGCTTGAATTTAGCAGAGGTTGTTcttgaggtttaaggaaagaagccatctctATAATATAAAACTTCAAAGTaaagcagcaagtgctgatgtagaaaTTGCAGCAAGTCATCCAGGAGATCTAGCTCAGATAATTAATGAAGGTGTCTACACTAAATAACAGATTTTCAATTTAAATGAAACAGCCTTATGTTGGAAGAAGTTGCCACCTAGCACTTTCACAGCTAAAGAGGAGAAGTCAGTGCCTGGCTtaaaagcttcaaaggacagactCTCTTTTTAGGAGCTAATTCAGCTAGTGATCTTAAATGAAGCCAGTTCTCATTTACCATTTCAGAAATCCTAGTCATTCAGAATTATGCAGAATCTACTCTGCCTGTGATCTGTAAAAGGAACAACAACACAGACTGAATGATAGACCATCTGTTTACGatatggtttactgaatattttaagctcaCTGTTGAGACTTACGGCTCcaaaaaaagattcttttcaaaatagtACTGTCAGTGACAAGGCATCTGGTCACCCAGTAGCTCTGATAGAGATGTACAATAAGATTAATGTTATTTTCATTCCTGTTAACACAACATCccttctgcagcccatggatcaaggagtgaTTTTGACTTTCAAATCAGAGTATTTAGGAAATACATTTGATAAgcctttcagttcagctcagttcagttcagttgctcagtcgtgtccaactctttgtgaccccatgaatcacagcatgccaggcctccctgtccatcaccaactcctggagttcactcagactcacgtccatcgagtcagtgatgccatccagccatctcatcctctgtcgtccccttctcctcctgcccccaatccctcccagcatcagtgtcttttccaatgagtcaactcttcgcatgaggtggccaaagtactggagtttcagctttagcatcattccttccaaagaaatcccagggctgatcgccttcagaatggactggttggatctccttgcagtccaagggactctcaagagttatctccaacaccacagttcaaaagcatcaattcttcggcactcagccttcttcacagtccaactctcacatccatatatgaccacaggaaaaaccatagccttgactagacggacctttgttggcaaactaatgtctctgcttttcaatatgctttctaggttggtcataactttccttccaaggagtaagcgtcttttaatttcatggctgcagtcaccatctgcagtgattttggagccaaaaaaaataaagtctgacactgtttccactgtttccccatctacttcccatgaagtgatgggaccggatgccatgatcttcgttttctgaatgttgagctttaagccaactttttcactctcctctttcactttcatcaagaggcttttgagttcctcttcactttctgccataagggtggtgtcatctgcatatctgaggttattgatatttctcccagcaatcttgattccagcttgtgttccttccagtccagcatttctcatgatgtactctgcatagaagttaaataagcagggtgacaatatacagccttgacgtactccttttcctatttggaaccagtctattgttccacgtccagttctaactgttgcttcctgacctgcatacagatttctcaagaggcaggtcaggtggtctggtattcccatctctttcagaatttcccacagtttattgtgatccacacagtcgaaggctttggcatagtcaataaagcagaaatagatgtttttctggaactctcttgctttttcaatgatccagaggatgttggcaatttgatctctggttcctctgccttttctaaaaccagctgaacatcaggaagttcacagttcacgtattgctgaagcctggcttggagaattttgagcattactttactagcatgtgagatgagtgcaattgtgcggtagcatTGCTATATGTGCATCTCAAGCATGTTTATTTTTAGCACAAGAAATGGGCAGTTCTGGATTGTTAAAATTTCTCCTTAGGACAGGAGGATTTCAGTGGAGGTTTGTACCTCAAGACTAGTGggctagggacttctctggtggtccagtggttaagactttgccttccaatgcaagaagtgcctgtttgatccctggtcagggaactaagagcccacatgcctcttggccaaaaaccccaaacataaaacagaagccataGTGTAtcaattcaataaacactttaaaaaatggtccacataaaaaaaatctttataaaaaagaaactagTGGGCTAGAAAAAGGGTCAGAAAGGTAGGAGTGGGATGAGGGTAGAAGTAGCCAAAGGGCCAAAGGCTGGAATTAGCTACTCCTGCCATACAATCTTTTATCTGTTGTgtcaaaactaatttttttttcctattcactgAAAACTGTTTTCACTGGACTTGTTGtcccataaaagagaaaaaagtgtcGCAGAAAGGCAAggtatgtaaagtgaaagtggctcagtcgtgtccaactctttgggaccccatgaactatacagcccatggaattctccaggctagaatactggagtgggtagcctttcccttctccaggggatcttcccaagccagggatcgaagccagggatcgaatccaggtctcccacattgagggtagattctttaccagctgagccacaagagaagcccaagaatactggagtgggtagcctatcccttctccagaggatcttcctgacccaggaatggaactggggtctcctgcactgcaggcagattctttagcaactgagctatcagtgaagcccAAGGTATGTAAGGAAGTTCTAAATGTGTGTATCATACCAGGGAAATAGTTTTCCTTCCCAAAAGTTGAGGAATAAAAACAGGTATGACAAAAAAATATAGAGATAAACATTGCTCCATTTTCTCCCCTATAAAAGTGTCATGGGATGCCTTAAAACTGTGCAGTAACAGTACTTGTTAAACAAGTGATTACATGTGTATGTGAATTATTTAGTACTTGGGAAGCACTGGATCAAAAAAAGTGATCATGTACTAATTGTTTATTCTTAGTGTTTAGTATTTTTGTGTAGAGTTCTGTCGCAGGAGGGACAATGCcttctgtttgctttcttttttcattgccaGTGCTGCACACAGCAGACCtatggtaggtgctcagtaaatagtgACACTCCTAACTCAAAGAAGTTAGGCTCGCTGGTGGTTAATAATTGAGCAGaccattgaaagaaaaaataacttgtGCTCTGAGTGACAGTGTCACTCCTAGGTCTCTGTCCTCCAGAAACTCTAGCATGTATAGataaagatggggcttcccaggtggaactagtggtaaagagcccatttgccaatgcaggcgacataaagagatgcaggtttgatcactgggttgggaagattccctggaggaggaaatggcaacccactccagtattcttgcctggagaactccttggacagaggagcctggtggactaccatccctggggtcgcaaagtgtatgactgaagcaacttagcatgcatagatAAAGATATATATCCGATGATATTCATTGTAGCCTTGTTTGTAAAAGCAAAATTGGAAAAGCTCAGTTaccaatgaataaataattaaataatccaGCAGATCTCCAACAAGGGATCACAGTGCAGCTGTTAACAAAACAAAGTGCTTACCTAGATAGGTATCCGTATCACATTACACTTTAAAAGCCAGCTGCAGACTAATATGTACAGCATAATTTCATTCTTGTAGAGAAAAAAAGCATGTGCTTCATGAGACAGCTATATAAATGAGGGAACATTTTGAGAGGCGTACCCACTAAGTGTAAAAAAGGGCTAGGAATGAAAAGTGGGACTCAGAAGGACTCCTCCAGTTTCTTTATAGGATGCATAAAGTAGTAAGGTtatgagagactttcactttggaggcaaaatttcaaattaaaaatattaacaattttctCTGATGAaagaattttcaattaaaaactatGCAGGGCTTTGCTGCATATTTACTATAGGTAAAAATACACAGAGCAAGCAGATGTTACTTCAAAACACTAGAAATTATGACTTTCTTTAATGTGCCTTTAAatttgagccttttttttttttggtaaagaacTTTTTGTTTGCAGCACACTATATTATGCAAATCTATTTAGAATATTAATGTCTATCTCATTAATTTACTTGCATTAGCTGGGCACTGTGTACAGCTGTGCAGTTTCTGAAATTCACACAGTGTTTGGTCCAGTAGCTGAACAGGCCAAGAGGTGCACCCTAATCAGGAGTTATTTTGGAATAAGAAGGAGGGTCTTCAACTGAGTCCAAAAGTATGCCAATGACTGATGGAAGCCCTGGCATTAGTTATATAATACTCTGCTTGAAAGTAAAACAAAGCTACAATTCCTTATGTAGTCTAATCAGGCTTTTTGCAAATGGGCTGCCCTTCACCACTCATCTGTAACTCTCTGTGGCTCGTGACTACTTCTTGGGTCAGAAGGAAACTGCTGGAATGCTGTTCCTTAGGCCCTCAGTTGAATGCTGCTTTTCCCCAGTCACCCCCTCccatttgaatatttattgatttttttagctgcacagggtcttagttgaggcactcaGGTTCTTCCTTGCCATCATGTGGGCTCTTTCCGTGAGGTACAGGGGCTCTGTAGTTGCCCTATGAGGGCTTAGTTGGtccgctgcatgtgggatcttagttccccgaactGGGATGAACCCATTTCCTTGCATTGTGAGACAGATTCTTAagcaccagaccaccagggaaatcccccatttctctcctttagtcTGCCTTTGTTTCTCAGACAGGCTCCCTCCTTTCTCCACCTCCACTCCTGACCCTTGTTCAAAACTCATTCTACCTGGAAGAGAcctccctaccccccacccccctcacacacaccttATCCACTTCTCAACCTTTAACAGGGAGCATTTACAGGTGGATTAACTGGCacacaatgaaagaaaaacagaagccaGCGATTGCCAACAATACAGACTAAATACTTTATTAAATAGATTCCAAAATGAGAAAGTGGTAGTGAACCTATTTTAGTATAAATCCACCACCCTCCGCAGAGAGCCCGCCTTGGCATCCACGGCCCCCCAGTCTTGGTAGCGCCTGTACTCTTGGGGCCGCAGCAGGTACTGCCGCCCCCGGTAGTTGGGCATCTCGTAGAGGACCCAGCAGCCCTCCAGCACGTGCAGCGAGCGGACCTCGCTCAGGCGGAAGCGGTCCTGGATGCAGGGGCAATCCTCGCTCAGCTCCGCAATGAGGCCTTTCTGGTCCTCTCTCTCATACAGCCGCAGCCTATGGGAGCTTGTCTGCTCGGTCCACACAGAGGAGCAGAAAAAGCAACCAAACAGGAGATGAACTTGGCAGGTTGGGACATGAGATGGGCAATGTCAGAACTGAGACTCTGAAATTGCTGTGATCTGTATTCTACtagcaaatattaacaaatatttgtgtgttcattttcctttttttcatgtgGGAGGTGGAATTTTTAAGAGGTTCAAGGTCTGGTTTAGACTCCATCAAAAAATCAAATATCTTGATTCCTAATACTTAATTCCCTAATTTATTGATTCCTACGTGATAACCCAAACTTATATTTGGGAGGAAAATGTTAagtattttgttaatattttaatatgagtATTATTTCCCAAATATATATGGGagtgtgtgaaagttgcttactcacgtccaactctttgggaccccatggactatgcattctccaggccagaatactgaagtagttagcccattccattctccaggggatcttcccaacccagggattgaacccaggtctcccacattgcaggcagattctttaccagctgagccacgaggaaagaaagcctaagaacactggagtgggtagcctatccattctccagtggatattcctgacccaggaatcaaaccaaggtctcctgcattgcaggtggattctttaccatctgggctaccaggaaaacccaactgtatatacatatacacataaatttaccactaaaataagatttttaaaaaccacaccTTTGGTGGAAGTTTTGTTTAAATAGTCTGAAACCAGAATTCAATTGACTttccaaattaagaaaaattacttttcccAGAAGTGGACAATATCTTTGAACAGCTTAATTAATAATAGACTTGTCTATATTTATTAGTCTGCACTGGAAACTATCAAATTTGCTCATTATCAATTCCTTTACTATAGGGTAAAAACTGATTTGTTAGAAATACTGCCTTCTTATGCCCAACTGGCTCCCCACTTGTGTTAAATCCTGCAGTGATAGTAACATTTGTTACAGACAAGCTCTGTTTGACCTAATggcagtaaaaattaaaaacaaaactgactcTTTCCCTAAGTgaatttgttcttttattctctgctggtttgtgtgtgtgtgtatgtgtgtgtgtgtgtgtgtatgtgcctcGATCTAACTGGGCTTTGTCAGCTTCTGAAAGGCCACTTAACTCTTAGGTGTATTTAAGGGAAAACCTCCATGACTTAACACCCATCGGTGATAGACTGCAGGACACTCAGGCGGCAGGATTGGAATCAATCGGAACTCACGTCGGAGATGAGACAGCAGGAGCGGATGGAGTCGTTGAAGCCCATCCACTGCTGGTAGTCGGGGTAGTCGCCGCGCCGCAGGAAGTACTGGTGGCCCTGGTAGTTGGGGCGCTCATACAGCATCCAGCAGCCGCTGTCCACGCGGATGGAATTGCAGCGGCTGAAGTAGGGCTGTAGGTTGGGGCAGTCGCTGCTGCACTGGTAGCAGCGGCCCTGGAAGCCCCGGTCCTCGTAGAATGTGATCTGCAAAGGAAGAATAATGCAAATTAAATCGTTAGCTCCCCGTAATAAATCCTGTATAAAGGCATTTCCCCcctc
Proteins encoded in this window:
- the LOC109576808 gene encoding gamma-crystallin C isoform X1, whose translation is MGKITFYEDRGFQGRCYQCSSDCPNLQPYFSRCNSIRVDSGCWMLYERPNYQGHQYFLRRGDYPDYQQWMGFNDSIRSCCLISDQTSSHRLRLYEREDQKGLIAELSEDCPCIQDRFRLSEVRSLHVLEGCWVLYEMPNYRGRQYLLRPQEYRRYQDWGAVDAKAGSLRRVVDLY
- the LOC109576808 gene encoding gamma-crystallin C isoform X2, with translation MGKITFYEDRGFQGRCYQCSSDCPNLQPYFSRCNSIRVDSGCWMLYERPNYQGHQYFLRRGDYPDYQQWMGFNDSIRSCCLISDTSSHRLRLYEREDQKGLIAELSEDCPCIQDRFRLSEVRSLHVLEGCWVLYEMPNYRGRQYLLRPQEYRRYQDWGAVDAKAGSLRRVVDLY